The Sesamum indicum cultivar Zhongzhi No. 13 linkage group LG2, S_indicum_v1.0, whole genome shotgun sequence genome contains a region encoding:
- the LOC105156133 gene encoding phytosulfokine receptor 1, producing MTVLVFCIVFIFLGFSTQAQNFTCSPKDLDSLRAFAEHLESGVDVWGFNASSPNCCSWEGITCSSSSSLGLNDRINYGRVVKLELGRKRLLGNISDSLGNLEQLRTLNLSHNFLKGFIPQSILHLPKLEILDLSNNEISGWFPSSTNLPLIRVVNISENSIMGSVPVGICSNSTKISVMNMAENNFTGILPLGLGNCTSLEELSLAANFISGGLPEDIFQLLNLKKLALQENLFSGQLSNLIGNLSNLVEVDLSLNEFSGNLPDVFDKFVQLRQFSAQSNRFSGKIPTSLANSPTISTISLRNNSLGGTIDLNCSAMVNLVSLNLATNQFHGEIPRNLPTCPKLRTINFGRNNFSGQVPASFKNFQSLAYISLSNSSISNLTGALEILQHCRNLTTLVLTLNFRDEEMPSNPSLQFVGLKTLVIANCRLTGQIPQWLNGCRNLQLLDLSWNHLEGSIPYWFGNLSSLFYLDLSNNSFTGEIPKELTRMQSLISGNVSMEEPSPDFPFFVRRNQSGFKYRQVVSFPPTLELGNNFLTGPIWPEFGNLKELHVLDLKCNNLSGPIPSSLSGMTSLETLDLSFNNLNGTIPSSLSRLSFLSKFSVAHNDLSGAIPTGGQFLTFPNSSFEGNPDLCGEHGPHPCPESSKIPHISADRSKKSRGKTIAMGVGIGLGTIILLSLVSLIIVCSCKRRVVNQEKEDSHTIEKGFEDTSSLVILCQNKDSNKGILLDDLLKATDNFDQSNIIGCGGFGLVYKAVFPDGRKVAIKRLSGEYFQMEREFQAEIETLSRAQHQNLVHLQGYCKYRTDRFLIYTYMENGSLDYWLHEKTNGPTSLDWRTRLQIAQGAARGLAYLHQSCEPHILHRDIKSSNILLNEKFEAHLADFGLARLILPYDTHVTTDLVGTLGYIPPEYGQASVATYKGDIYSFGVVLLELLTSKRPMDMCRPRASRDLISWVAQMKREKRETEVFDPFIYDKQHAPQMLTVLEIACLCLSENPRIRPCTQQLVSWLDNIDSTSTLDSS from the coding sequence TCACCCAATTGCTGTAGTTGGGAAGGAATAACTTGCAGTTCTTCATCCTCTCTGGGACTGAATGATCGCATCAACTATGGTAGGGTGGTTAAGCTGGAGCTTGGGAGGAAGAGGCTTCTTGGAAATATTTCAGACTCTTTAGGCAATTTGGAGCAGCTTAGAACCCTCAATCTCTCCCACAACTTCCTCAAAGGCTTCATTCCTCAGTCAATTTTGCATTTGCCCAAGTTAGAAATCTTGGACTTGAGCAATAATGAAATCTCTGGATGGTTCCCAAGCAGCACAAACCTGCCTTTAATCAGAGTTGTTAACATATCTGAGAACTCCATCATGGGTTCTGTCCCTGTGGGGATTTGCAGCAACTCAACCAAGATTTCGGTTATGAACATGGCAGAGAATAATTTCACTGGGATTCTTCCTCTGGGGCTTGGGAATTGTACCTCATTGGAGGAACTCTCCCTTGCTGCAAATTTTATCTCTGGTGGTTTGCCTGAAGATATATTCCAGCTACTGAATTTGAAGAAGTTGGCTCTTCAGGAGAACCTGTTTTCTGGACAGCTGAGTAACCTCATTGGTAACCTCTCTAATCTTGTTGAAGTTGATTTATCTTTGAATGAGTTTTCAGGAAATCTTCCGGatgtatttgataaatttgtgCAGTTGCGACAATTTTCAGCTCAATCCAATAGGTTCAGTGGTAAAATACCGACTTCGTTGGCGAATTCGCCAACTATTAGTACAATTAGTTTAAGAAACAATTCTTTGGGAGGTACGATTGATCTCAATTGCTCGGCAATGGTTAATCTTGTTTCGCTTAACTTGGCTACTAATCAATTTCATGGGGAGATCCCTAGAAATCTTCCAACCTGTCCAAAGTTGAGAACGATAAATTTTGGAAGGAATAACTTCTCTGGGCAAGTCCCAGCTagtttcaagaattttcagaGTCTTGCGTACATTTCGCTCTCCAACTCCAGCATTTCCAACCTTACTGGTGCATTAGAAATTTTACAACACTGCAGAAACTTGACAACATTAGTTCTTACTTTGAATTTTCGTGACGAAGAAATGCCTAGTAATCCTAGTCTCCAGTTTGTTGGACTGAAGACCCTTGTTATTGCCAATTGCAGACTCACTGGTCAGATTCCCCAGTGGCTGAATGGCTGCAGGAATTTGCAATTATTGGATTTGTCGTGGAACCACTTGGAAGGTTCAATTCCATATTGGTTTGGAAACTTGTCGTCTCtgttttatttggatttatcCAACAACTCGTTTACGGGGGAGATTCCGAAGGAGCTTACTAGGATGCAGAGCCTCATTAGCGGTAATGTCTCAATGGAGGAACCATCCCCAGATTTCCCGTTCTTTGTGAGAAGGAACCAAAGTGGGTTCAAGTATAGACAAGTTGTCAGTTTTCCTCCAACGCTGGAACTAGGCAACAATTTTCTCACAGGACCAATCTGGCCAGAGTTTGGCAATCTGAAAGAGCTGCATGTTTTGGATTTGAAATGCAATAATCTATCTGGACCTATCCCGAGCAGTTTGTCTGGCATGACGAGCCTAGAAACTTTGGATTTGTCTTTTAACAATCTGAATGGAACAATACCATCTTCTTTGAGTAGGCTCAGCTTTCTGTCAAAGTTCAGTGTTGCCCACAATGATCTCTCTGGAGCTATCCCGACTGGAGGTCAGTTCCTGACCTTTCCCAACTCAAGCTTTGAAGGTAACCCAGATCTCTGTGGAGAGCATGGTCCTCATCCTTGTCCTGAGAGCAGCAAAATTCCTCACATATCAGCTGACAGATCAAAGAAATCAAGGGGCAAGACTATAGCAATGGGTGTGGGCATTGGTCTGGGAACTATTATTCTTCTTAGTCTAGTCTCTTTAATTATTGTGTGCTCATGTAAGCGAAGAGTTgtcaatcaagaaaaagaggatTCTCATACCATTGAGAAAGGCTTCGAAGACACATCAAGTCTTGTTATTCTATGTCAGAACAAGGACAGCAATAAAGGGATTCTTCTTGATGATCTTCTGAAGGCTACCGACAATTTTGATCAGTCCAACATCATTGGATGTGGGGGTTTTGGTTTGGTCTACAAGGCTGTCTTCCCTGATGGAAGGAAGGTGGCTATAAAACGGCTCTCAGGCGAGTATTTTCAGATGGAGAGGGAATTCCAAGCTGAAATAGAGACCCTCTCAAGAGCTCAACATCAGAATCTTGTCCATCTTCAGGGATACTGCAAGTACAGGACTGACAGGTTTCtaatatacacatacatgGAGAACGGTAGTCTCGATTACTGGTTGCATGAGAAAACCAATGGGCCTACCTCATTGGACTGGAGAACAAGGCTGCAAATCGCCCAAGGGGCAGCCAGAGGCCTCGCTTACTTGCACCAGTCATGCGAACCTCATATCCTCCACCGTGATATAAAGTCAAGCAACATCCTTCTGAACGAGAAATTTGAAGCGCACTTAGCTGATTTTGGCCTTGCAAGGCTCATTCTTCCTTACGATACACACGTCACAACCGACCTCGTTGGAACACTGGGCTACATCCCTCCAGAGTACGGCCAAGCCTCAGTTGCAACTTACAAAGGggatatatatagttttggCGTCGTTCTTTTAGAGCTTCTAACCAGCAAGAGGCCGATGGATATGTGCAGACCAAGAGCATCCCGGGACCTGATCTCGTGGGTTGCTCAAATGAAACGAGAGAAAAGGGAAACCGAAGTGTTTGATCCATTCATTTACGACAAACAACATGCTCCACAAATGCTAACCGTTCTTGAGATTGCTTGCCTTTGTTTGAGCGAGAACCCAAGGATACGGCCTTGCACTCAGCAGCTAGTTTCTTGGCTTGACAACATTGATTCAACATCTACGTTGGATTCAAGCTAG
- the LOC105156136 gene encoding tobamovirus multiplication protein 3, which produces MVAEVAVLALRLKDATSWWDTVNESAAWQDRIFHVLAVLYGIVGAVALIQLVRIQLRVPEYGWTTQKVFHFLNFLVNGVRCVVFAFRRDVQKLNPQIVQHILLDMPSLAFFTTYALLVLFWAEIYYQARAVSTDGLRPSFYTINGVVYAIQITLWLILWWKPIHVVMILSKVFFAGVSLFAALGFLLYGGRLFLMLQRFPVESKGRRKKLQEVGYVTTICFSCFLIRCIMMCFNAFDAAADLDVLDHPILNFVYYLLVEILPSSLVLFILRKLPPKRGITQYHPIR; this is translated from the exons ATGGTTGCGGAGGTGGCCGTGCTGGCGCTCCGACTTAAGGACGCAACGAGTTGGTGGGACACAGTGAATGAGTCGGCCGCTTGGCAGGATCGTATATTTCATGTTCTCGCCGTGCTTTATGGGATCGTTGGCGCTGTTGCCCTT ATACAATTGGTGAGGATACAATTGAGAGTACCGGAGTACGGTTGGACTACCCAGAAAGTATTCCATTTCCTCAATTTCTTGGTCAATGGAG ttcgtTGCGTAGTGTTTGCATTCCGTCGGGATGTTCAAAAGTTGAACCCGCAG ATTGTTCAACATATCTTGCTTGATATGCCAAGTCTTGCGTTTTTCACGACGTATGCATTGCTTGTATTATTCTGGGCGGAAATTTATTATCAG GCTCGTGCTGTATCTACTGATGGGTTGAGGCCCAGCTTTTACACAATAAATGGTGTGGTGTATGCGATTCAG ATAACTTTGTGGTTAATTCTATGGTGGAAGCCCATTCATGTAGTGATGATTTTATCCAAAGTTTTCTTTGCAG GTGTTTCTTTATTTGCAGCCCTGGGGTTTCTTCTCTATGGTGGAAG ATTATTCTTAATGTTGCAACGATTCCCTGTGGAGTCAAAAGGACGGCGCAAGAAACTACAGGAG GTTGGCTATGTGACAACAAtatgtttttcatgttttctgaTTAGATGCATCATG ATGTGCTTTAATGCATTTGATGCAGCTGCAGATCTAGATGTCCTGGATCATCCtattcttaattttgtttacTACCTG CTAGTGGAGATCCTACCATCGTCGCTCGTTCTCTTCATATTGAGGAAATTGCCTCCAAAACGCGGGATAACACAATATCATCCTATCCGGTGA
- the LOC105156134 gene encoding inactive leucine-rich repeat receptor-like serine/threonine-protein kinase At1g60630, with the protein MGGGGTLLSRYNSSPSFLFFLLSSLFLLLSGFPQARSEDSVALLALKASVDPKGSLQWGGGSDFCQWHGVKECLNGRVTKLVVERFNLSGTLDGKSLNQLDQLRVLSFKENSLSGQIPEFSGLKNLKSLYLNNNKFSGRIPVSLSLMHRLKVIVLAGNMLSGQIPRSLVGLSRLYVLYLQDNRLTGDIPPFNQRSLRFFNVSNNALSGEIPATAQLVRFNESSFVANVDLCGLQIQKPCNFGPSASPAYPIVPRKMGHHKRNKKLILIVILCVGGFALLCVVAAVWMVCLRKTRKETEARSKVAARGVEEGTPSGVASGGRDDSSASKQGGFSWDQGPDGLGSLVFLGPGDQQMSYSLEDLLKASAETLGRGTIGSTYKAVMESGYIVTVKRLKDARYPKMEEFRRHIEILGRLRHPNLVTLRAYFQAKEERLLVYDYFPNGSLFSLIHGSRAAGGSKPLHWTSCLKIAEDLAAGLLYIHQNPGLTHGNLKSTNVLLGSDFESCLTDYGLTPFRNPDSQEESSASSLFYRAPECRDVRKPLTQQADVYSYGVLLLELLTGKTPFQDLVQEHGSDIPKWVRSVREEETESGDEPASGNEASEEKLSALLNIAMACVSVTPESRPVMREVLRMIREARAEAHLSSNSSDHSPGRWSDTVQSLPREEHFSI; encoded by the exons ATGGGTGGTGGTGGTACATTGCTCTCAAGGTACAACTCCTCTCCctcattcttgttcttcttgttGTCATCATTGTTTTTACTATTGTCTGGATTCCCCCAAGCAAGATCAGAAGATTCTGTGGCCCTTTTGGCTTTGAAAGCCTCTGTAGACCCGAAGGGTTCTCTTCAATGGGGAGGAGGGAGTGATTTCTGTCAATGGCATGGTGTTAAAGAATGCTTGAATGGTAGGGTCACTAAGCTTGTTGTTGAAAGATTTAACTTGAGCGGCACATTAGACGGCAAAAGCTTGAATCAATTGGATCAGTTAAGGGTTTTAAGCTTTAAAGAAAACTCACTTTCTGGGCAAATTCCAGAGTTCTCTGGCCTGAAAAACCTCAAGTCCCTCTACCTCAATAACAACAAGTTCTCGGGTCGAATCCCAGTTAGTCTTTCTTTGATGCACCGTCTAAAAGTCATTGTTCTGGCTGGTAACATGTTGTCGGGTCAGATTCCTCGTTCGTTGGTTGGTTTGAGCCGACTGTATGTGCTTTATTTGCAAGATAATCGATTGACCGGTGACATTCCGCCTTTTAATCAAAGAAGTTTGCGATTCTTTAACGTGTCGAATAATGCACTCTCTGGGGAAATCCCAGCAACTGCACAATTGGTCAGGTTCAATGAGTCCTCATTCGTTGCTAATGTTGATTTGTGCGGcttacaaattcaaaaaccGTGTAACTTTGGTCCATCTGCTAGTCCAGCATACCCGATAGTGCCACGTAAAATGGGGCATCATAAGCGGAACAAGAAACTTATATTGATAGTCATTCTGTGTGTTGGTGGGTTTGCCCTGTTATGTGTTGTCGCAGCAGTTTGGATGGTGTGTTTGAGAAAGACGAGAAAGGAAACAGAGGCGAGGAGTAAAGTAGCTGCACGAGGGGTGGAGGAGGGGACGCCTAGTGGTGTTGCTAGCGGTGGTCGGGACGATAGTAGTGCTAGTAAACAAGGCGGATTTTCTTGGGACCAAGGGCCCGATGGACTTGGGAGTCTTGTTTTCCTTGGACCAGGGGATCAGCAAATGAGTTACAGCTTGGAGGATCTGTTGAAGGCCTCGGCTGAGACATTGGGGAGGGGGACTATCGGAAGCACCTATAAGGCAGTCATGGAGTCGGGGTACATTGTGACCGTGAAGAGGCTGAAAGACGCAAGGTACCCGAAAATGGAGGAGTTCAGGAGACACATTGAGATTCTTGGTAGATTAAGGCATCCTAATTTGGTTACGCTCAGGGCTTATTTTCAGGCGAAGGAGGAGCGTCTACTTGTGTATGATTATTTCCCGAATGGCAGTCTCTTCTCTCTCATACATG GATCAAGAGCGGCAGGTGGTTCAAAGCCCCTCCACTGGACATCTTGTCTCAAAATAGCAGAGGACTTGGCCGCAGGACTACTCTACATCCACCAAAATCCTGGCCTGACACATGGGAACTTGAAATCCACCAATGTCTTATTAGGGTCCGACTTCGAGTCGTGCCTCACCGACTACGGACTAACTCCGTTCCGCAACCCCGACTCGCAAGAGGAATCTAGTGCTTCATCCCTCTTCTACCGAGCCCCGGAATGTCGCGACGTGCGAAAACCCCTAACGCAACAAGCCGATGTCTACAGCTACGGAGTCCTCCTACTGGAGCTGCTAACCGGAAAGACTCCTTTCCAAGACCTCGTACAAGAACATGGCTCCGACATACCTAAATGGGTCCGATCCGTCCGGGAGGAAGAGACCGAGTCAGGCGACGAGCCGGCATCCGGCAACGAGGCATCCGAGGAGAAACTTAGTGCCCTCTTGAACATCGCAATGGCGTGCGTTTCCGTTACACCGGAAAGTCGGCCGGTGATGCGGGAAGTTCTGAGGATGATTAGAGAGGCAAGAGCAGAGGCACACTTGTCTTCTAACAGTAGTGACCATTCACCTGGGAGATGGTCAGATACTGTGCAGAGTTTGCCAAGGGAAGAACACTTCAGTATATAA